The genomic interval GACGAGAACAAGAATCGTATCAATCAGCAGAAGCATGGTCTCAGCTTCGAGACGGCACAGCTCGTGTTCGACGATCCACTGATGGCACACCTGCCAGATCCGCACGTGGATGAAGAGCGCTGGCATACCATCGGCATGATTGGCAATGTGATCGTGGTTGTGGCGCACACCTGGCCCAAACCAGAACCTGAGACTGGCGTCGAGGTGGGGCGTATCATCAGCGCCCGGAAAGCGACGGCACATGAAAGGAGAGCCTATGAAGAAGGGAACTTCTAAAGCCCTCAGCAAGGAGCAGAAAGCAGAACTCCAAGCGCTTGCGGCTCTGTCTGACGAGCAGATTGATACGAGCGACATCCCTGAGATTCTGGATTGGTCAGGCGCCAAGCGTGGTCTCCTGTATCGGCCGGTCAAACGGCAGATCACTCTACGGCTGGATGCCGACGTGGTGGCGTGGTTCAAGGCAAACGCCCCGGGCGGCCGGGGCTATCAGACCGAGATGAACCGCGTGCTACGCAAGCACGCTCAGCGGACGTTGAACACGCGGGGGTCTCGTGGTGGCACCCGTACAGCCTCCAAAATGTTGCGGCCGGGTGCCAAGTCTGGAAATCAGAGCAGCGCCAAATCGTCAGGAACTTAAGGAGCTGTCTCAGCCAGCCATCAGAGTTGAGGAAAAGCATGAGCGACAACCAAGTCTGTCCAATCTGGGGGACACCGGCCCGCACAGAAATAGAGAATCCTCCCCGTCCTCGTGACGGCTCTTATGTGGACTCGCCCCGCGCGGGTGGCAAGTAGTTCATTGCTGGATCATTCCAGAGTGAGGTGGGAGCACTCGATAAGCATACAAAGGCCCGCCTGACATCATGGTTGATCGAACAACGGCGTTTCGGTGAAGAGTGGCCAGAAATAACGTCCGAAGCGCTTGCGGACGTGAAACAGAGACGGGACCTCCCCATCTCTGAGCGTGCGGACAGGTTTCTCTCTTTGCCTCTTCTACCCCATTGGGAATGAGGCGATGCCGATCTACGCGCTGCTCGCCTATGCGAAAGCCGCGCAGCCCGATTTGACGCCCAGAGAAAAACGGACGGTGGCGGCCCTCACTGCTGCGTTGAAGGTCACCTGGAAGGAGACGACATGAGTACGTTCGGTGCTGACCTGATCCAGTCCCTCACGGAAGCGCTCGCCCATGCCAAGGGCGAAGGGCGCGCTATCATCCACGCGCCCATAACGCCGCGCGAGGTGCGGAAGCGGGCGAAGCTCACACAGGCCCAGATGGCACCGCTGATGGGCATGAGCCTGTCCGGCTATCGGAAATGGGAGCAGGGTACGCGTCGGGTCAGCGGCCCGGCCGCGACGCTGCTGCACGTGATTGAAAGGGAGCCGGAGGCTATACGGCGCGTCCTGCTGTCCCTCAGCGACACGGGTCCACCCTCCTAAGCCCTTGCTCGCCAAAGTGGCCGCTGCGTGTGGAGTCAAGCTCCAGTTTTCGTCGTAGCGCCGTGGTCGGCCACGCTCCTCACCCAGATGGCACCGAAGAAAATAGGCACACGGATCGGCACGCTCGACGCGAAATTCGACGCCCCCAACCGCGATAGTGGCGAGCTGAAAGGCACGTCTCACACCTATGCTCAGCCCCCCAACTGAACAATTTTCGGCCGCCCGGCCGTTTTACCCGCCATTTGTTCAGCCGGACCTCGCCGACCTCGGCCCGTAAGTCCCTGATTTTCCTACACCGTGCTTCGGCCGCTCGGCCCGTAGCGTCCGATAACGCCCAGAGTGTCAACTTTGGCGAGCGAGAGGACAGAGCCTCGGCAAGAACGGGTCAATCGCCCGCCTGTTGCTGTCTTCGCCCTGTTGTCCCGGCAACCCCCCCTTTTTCAAGCCGAGGCGGGGCTGCTAGGCTGCGCCCGGTATACGGGAATGTGGGACACAGGGCGGTCACAGACGGTCGCCCCTACAGCGTCCGATACAGGGGAATCATGGCCGCCGCCGAATCTTCCACCTCAACACGCCGTCGCTTGGGCCTGCTGGGCGGGGTCGGGCTGTGCGCCGTGCTGCTGCTGCTGCCGCCGCCGGACGGAATGAGTCTGGCCGCCTGGCGGACGACGGCCGTTGCGGCGCTGATGGCGGTGTGGTGGGTCAGCGAAGCGATTGACCTGACCGTGACCGCCTTTGTGCCCCTGTTCCTGTTTCCGGTGCTCGACATTCTGCCGGCCGACGAGGTGTCGAGCGCCTATGCCGGCCAGATTGTGTTCCTGTTTTTCGGCGCGTTTTTTCTGGCCCTGGCGACCGAGCAGTGGGGGCTGCACCGGCGGGTCGCGCTGTGGATCCTGTCGCGCATCGGCGGCTCGCCGCGTGTGCTGATCCTGGGTTTCTTCGGCACTACCGCCCTGCTGTCGATGTGGATGTCGAATACCGCCTCGACCGTGGTCATGCTGCCGATCGCCCTGGCCATTCTCAGCCATGTTGAGGCCCGAGGCTATGATACGAGCCGGGGCTTTGCCACGGCGCTGATCCTGGGTATGGCCTACAGCGCCTCAATCGGCGGCGTCAGCACCCCGGTCGGCACCCCGCCCAACGCCGTGTTTCTGGGCGCCTTCGAGAACCTGTTTCCGGACGGCCCGAGCATCGGTTTCCTGTACTGGATGCTGTTTGGCCTGCCGACCGCTGCGGTCATGCTGGTGTGTGCCTGGCTGTATCTGGTCTTTGGTGTGTTCCGGGTGCCGACCAGCGGCTGGCAGGAAGACCGGGGCTTTCTGACCGAACAGCTGCGCGCCCTCGGCCCGATGAGCCGCCCCGAACGGCGGGTGCTGATCCTGTTTTCCCTGACCGCCGTGCTGTGGATGTTCCGTGAGGATCTGCCGCTCGGGTCGCTGACCATCCCCGGCTGGGTGCACGTGTTTCCGGTCCCGGACAATATCAAGGACTCCACCCTGGCCATGTTCATGGCCACCCTGCTGTTCGTGATTCCGACCGGCGAGGGCACGGGCCGCTGCCTGCTCGACCGCAGCGTGTTTGAGCGCATGCCGTGGGGGATTCTGGTCCTGCTCGGCGGCAGCTTGGCCCTGGCCCGGGGGGTCGGCAGCTCGGGGCTGGCCGTGTGGGTCGGCGATCAGCTCGGCTTTCTGCAAGACCTGTCGCCGTTTGGGGCGATTTTTTCGGTGTGCGCCCTGCTGGTCGGCCTGACCGAGGTGACCAGTAATACGGCCACGACCACCCTGATGATGCCCATCCTGGCCGCCAGCGCCGGCGCCATGCACATCGATCCGCTGCTGCTCATGATCCCGGCCACCTTTGCCGCCTCGTTTGCCTTCATGCTGCCGACCGCCACCGCGCCCAACGCCATCGTGTTTGCCAGCCGGCGGGTCAGCCTGCCCCAGATGTTCTGGACCGGCCTGGGGCTGAACATCATCGGCGTCCTGATCCTGCCCGTCCTGTTGTATCTGATCGGCGTGCCGGTCTTTGCCATCTCCCTGTCCGGGCAACCGGGCTGGGCGCCGTGACCCCTACTTGACTTAACTGAACGGTCGGTTAATTCTTGTCCGCAGCATGGCACGTCCGGTCAAAACCGTTGACTCGCCCGATTATCGGGCCAAGATCGACCAGGTCGCCGAAAGCCTGTTTGCCGAGCGTGGCTTTGACGGCACGCCGATCCGCGAGATTGCCGAGCAGACCGGGGTGACCAAGGCGCTCATCTACCACTACTACCAGAGCAAGGAAGCGCTCTATTTGTCGCTGCTGGAAAAAGAGGCGGCCACGGTCGTGACCCGGATCGAGGCGGTGGCGGCCGGCGAGGGTGATCCCGAGCAGAAGATTCGGGCTATCGTTCAGGTCTTCCTGGACCGCTACCGGATCGATCCGCAGAGCTTTCGGCTGGTGCAGCGGGCCATAGACGACCACAGCCCGGCCGCCCATACCCTGGCCGAGCGCTGGTTTTCACGCGCCCATCTGGCCATGGA from Desulfurellaceae bacterium carries:
- a CDS encoding helix-turn-helix domain-containing protein encodes the protein MSTFGADLIQSLTEALAHAKGEGRAIIHAPITPREVRKRAKLTQAQMAPLMGMSLSGYRKWEQGTRRVSGPAATLLHVIEREPEAIRRVLLSLSDTGPPS
- a CDS encoding SLC13/DASS family transporter, with product MAAAESSTSTRRRLGLLGGVGLCAVLLLLPPPDGMSLAAWRTTAVAALMAVWWVSEAIDLTVTAFVPLFLFPVLDILPADEVSSAYAGQIVFLFFGAFFLALATEQWGLHRRVALWILSRIGGSPRVLILGFFGTTALLSMWMSNTASTVVMLPIALAILSHVEARGYDTSRGFATALILGMAYSASIGGVSTPVGTPPNAVFLGAFENLFPDGPSIGFLYWMLFGLPTAAVMLVCAWLYLVFGVFRVPTSGWQEDRGFLTEQLRALGPMSRPERRVLILFSLTAVLWMFREDLPLGSLTIPGWVHVFPVPDNIKDSTLAMFMATLLFVIPTGEGTGRCLLDRSVFERMPWGILVLLGGSLALARGVGSSGLAVWVGDQLGFLQDLSPFGAIFSVCALLVGLTEVTSNTATTTLMMPILAASAGAMHIDPLLLMIPATFAASFAFMLPTATAPNAIVFASRRVSLPQMFWTGLGLNIIGVLILPVLLYLIGVPVFAISLSGQPGWAP
- a CDS encoding BrnA antitoxin family protein; the encoded protein is MKGEPMKKGTSKALSKEQKAELQALAALSDEQIDTSDIPEILDWSGAKRGLLYRPVKRQITLRLDADVVAWFKANAPGGRGYQTEMNRVLRKHAQRTLNTRGSRGGTRTASKMLRPGAKSGNQSSAKSSGT
- a CDS encoding TetR/AcrR family transcriptional regulator — translated: MARPVKTVDSPDYRAKIDQVAESLFAERGFDGTPIREIAEQTGVTKALIYHYYQSKEALYLSLLEKEAATVVTRIEAVAAGEGDPEQKIRAIVQVFLDRYRIDPQSFRLVQRAIDDHSPAAHTLAERWFSRAHLAMEAITAEGIDSGLFKPLPSGATPFVIVGIIIHALRANQLMDRITPGFSGPEVLTQLADLVLALLRTDRSPVSKGKKKHEE
- a CDS encoding BrnT family toxin, with amino-acid sequence MRWVWDENKNRINQQKHGLSFETAQLVFDDPLMAHLPDPHVDEERWHTIGMIGNVIVVVAHTWPKPEPETGVEVGRIISARKATAHERRAYEEGNF